A genome region from Micromonospora peucetia includes the following:
- a CDS encoding NAD-dependent epimerase/dehydratase family protein — MKIVVTGGAGFIGSNLVRALADAPQVTEVVAVDDLSTGSLDNLLDLPVRLFTGTILDPDLLDEAVSGAASVVHLGALGSVPRSIDDPLRSHHANATGTLSVLEAVRRHGVPHIVVASSSSVYGANPVLPRQETLRPMPVSPYAVSKLATEAYTLAYASCYGIGVLPFRFFNVYGPRQAANHAYAAVVPRFVSAALEGRPLQVHGDGTQSRDFTYVGSVTDVIVDAVLRRVCAPDVVNLAFGARVSLLELIAELEEVLGRRLDVEHGPPRAGDVRDSQADCARLLELFPSVRRYPLRAGLEATVGGMSDRVLVEP; from the coding sequence TTGAAGATCGTCGTTACCGGTGGCGCCGGTTTCATCGGCTCCAACCTGGTACGCGCCCTCGCCGACGCGCCGCAGGTCACCGAGGTCGTGGCCGTCGACGACCTCTCTACCGGGTCGTTGGACAACCTCCTCGACCTGCCCGTCCGGCTGTTCACCGGGACGATCCTCGACCCCGACCTGCTCGACGAGGCGGTCAGCGGGGCGGCCAGCGTCGTTCACCTGGGTGCCCTCGGCTCGGTGCCCCGCTCCATCGACGACCCGCTGCGCAGTCACCACGCCAACGCCACCGGCACCCTGAGCGTGCTGGAGGCGGTCCGTCGCCACGGGGTCCCGCACATCGTTGTCGCCTCGTCGTCCTCCGTCTACGGCGCCAACCCGGTCCTGCCACGTCAGGAGACGCTGCGGCCGATGCCGGTGAGCCCGTACGCGGTCTCCAAGCTGGCAACCGAGGCCTACACGCTCGCGTACGCCTCCTGTTACGGCATCGGGGTGCTGCCGTTCCGCTTCTTCAACGTCTACGGGCCCCGCCAGGCCGCCAACCACGCGTACGCCGCCGTGGTGCCGAGGTTCGTCTCGGCGGCGCTGGAGGGCCGGCCGCTCCAGGTGCACGGCGACGGCACCCAGTCCCGCGACTTCACCTACGTCGGCAGCGTCACGGACGTGATCGTCGACGCGGTCCTGCGCCGTGTCTGCGCGCCGGACGTGGTGAATCTCGCCTTCGGCGCGCGGGTCTCGCTGCTGGAGTTGATCGCGGAGCTGGAAGAGGTGCTCGGCCGCCGCCTCGACGTGGAGCACGGCCCGCCGCGCGCCGGCGACGTGCGGGACTCGCAGGCGGACTGCGCACGACTGCTCGAGCTGTTCCCCTCGGTGCGCCGGTATCCGTTGCGTGCGGGCCTCGAGGCGACCGTCGGCGGGATGTCGGACCGTGTGCTCGTCGAACCGTGA